One window of the Saccopteryx bilineata isolate mSacBil1 chromosome 2, mSacBil1_pri_phased_curated, whole genome shotgun sequence genome contains the following:
- the ANKRD13A gene encoding ankyrin repeat domain-containing protein 13A, producing MSSARDPIGHFPLHLLVWNNDYRQLEKELQDQNVEVLDPRGRTLLHLAVSLGHLESARVLLRHKADVTKENREGWTVLHEAVSTSDPEMVYTVLQHRDYNNTSMALEGVPELLQKLLETPDFYVQMKWEFTSWVPLVSRMCPNDVCRIWKSGAKLRVDITLLGFENMSWIRGRRSFIFKGEDNWAELMEVNHDDRVVTTEHFDLSQEMERLSLDMMKPSAREVERRLTSPIINTSLDTKNIAFERTKSGFWGWRTDKAEVVNGYEAKVYTVNNVSVITKIRTEHLTEEEKKRYKADRNPLESLLGTVEHQFGAQGDLTTECASANNPTAITPDEYFSEEFDLKDRDIGRPKELTIRTQKFKATLWMCEEFPLSLVEQVIPIIDLMARTSAHFARLRDFIKLEFPSGFPVKIEIPLFHVLNARITFGNVNGCSTAEETVAQNVDGTQADSASPGTNFEVDQSVFEVPESYHVQDNGKNMHLQDEDYEIMQFAIQQSLLESSRSQDLSGPASNGGIGRTHVYDAQYERAIQESLLTSSEGLCPGTARETSSFDSDLQLAMELSAKELVEQELRLQEEEAELQQVLELSLTEK from the exons AATGTGGAGGTGCTGGATCCACGAGGTCGGACCTTATTGCATCTTGCTGTTTCTTTGGGACATTTGGAATCTGCTAGAGTCTTGCTCCGCCATAAAGCTGATGTTACAAAAGAAAATCGCGAGGGATGGACAG TTTTACACGAGGCTGTGAGCACCAGTGACCCTGAGATGGTGTACACAGTTCTTCAACATCGAGACTACAACAACACATCCATGGCCCTCGAAGGAGTTCCCGAACTGCTCCAGAAACTTCTTGAG ACTCCGGATTTCTATGTGCAAATGAAATGGGAGTTCACCAGCTGGG TGCCCTTGGTTTCCAGAATGTGCCCGAATGATGTCTGTCGCATTTGGAAAAGCGGTGCCAAACTGCGGGTTGATATCACGTTGCTGGGATTTGAGAACATGAGCTGGATTAGAGGGAGGCGCAGTTTTATATTTAAGGGAGAAG ACAACTGGGCGGAGTTGATGGAAGTTAACCATGATGACAGAGTGGTCACCACTGAACACTTTGATCTTTCCCAGGAAATGGAGCGCCTCTCTCTGGACATGATGAAGCCATCAGCCAGGGAGGTGGAGAGGCGACTCACGAGCCCAATCATTAACACCAGTCTTGATACTAAAAATATTGCTTTTGAAAG AACTAAATCCGGATTCTGGGGCTGGAGGACAGATAAAGCAGAAGTTGTTAATGGTTACGAAGCAAAG GTTTACACAGTAAATAATGTGAGCGTGATAACCAAAATACGGACTGAACATCtgactgaggaagaaaaaaagagatataaag CGGACAGGAACCCACTGGAGTCTTTGTTGGGAACTGTGGAACACCAGTTTGGTGCTCAAGGG GACCTCACCACAGAATGTGCCTCTGCAAACAACCCTACAGCCATCACACCAGACGAATACTTCAGTGAAGAGTTTGACCTGAAAGACAGGGACATCGGAAGGCCGAAGGAGCTGACGATTAGAACACAAAA GTTTAAAGCAACGCTGTGGATGTGTGAGgaatttcctctctctctcgtgGAGCAGGTCATTCCCATCATTGACCTGATGGCCAGAACTAGCGCTCATTTTGCAAGACTGAGAGATTTCATCAAATTGGAATTCCCATCTGGATTTCCTGTCAAAATAG AAATTCCCTTGTTTCATGTCTTAAATGCACGGATTACATTTGGAAATGTTAACGGCTGTAGCACTGCTGAAGAAACTGTAGCTCAAAATGTGGACGGGACCCAGGCTGATTCAG CTTCCCCGGGCACCAACTTTGAGGTTGATCAGTCTGTGTTTGAAGTTCCTGAATCGTACCATGTTCAAGACAATGGCAAAAACATGCATTTGCAGGATGAAGATTACGAGATAATGCAGTTTGCCATCCAGCAGAGCTTACTGGAGTCTAGCAGGAGTCAG GACCTTTCAGGACCAGCTTCGAATGGAGGGATTGGCCGGACACATGTCTATGATGCTCAGTATGAGAG GGCCATCCAGGAAAGCCTCCTCACCAGCTCAGAAGGCCTATGCCCTGGTACCGCACGCGAGACAAGCAGTTTTGATAGCGACTTACAGCTGGCCATGGAGCTCTCTGCCAAAGAGCTGGTGGAGCAGGAGCTCCGGCtccaggaggaggaggcagagctgcAGCAAGTCTTAGAGCTGTCTCTCACTGAGAAATAG